A genomic region of Salvelinus alpinus chromosome 12, SLU_Salpinus.1, whole genome shotgun sequence contains the following coding sequences:
- the gmppb gene encoding mannose-1-phosphate guanylyltransferase catalytic subunit beta, with product MKALILVGGYGTRLRPLTLSVPKPLVEFANKPILLHQVEALVKAGVNHVILAVSYMSDLLEREMRVQEERLGIRISLSHEKEPLGTAGPLALARELLTDNDEPFFVLNSDVICDFPFEDMLKFHKHHGREGTIVVTKVEEPSKYGVVMYEVESGRIHRFVEKPQVFVSNKINAGMYVFSPTMLKRIELRPTSIEKEIFPFMAEENHLYAMELQGFWMDIGQPKDFLTGMCMYLQSVRQHTPDTLKTGPGFLGNVLVDPTAQIGENCTIGPNVTIGAGVVLEDGVRIKRCTILKGSRVRSHSWLESCIVGWSSSVGQWVRMENVTVLGEDVIVNDELYLNGANVLPHKSITDSVPEPRIIM from the exons ATGAAAGCTCTGATCCTAGTTGGTGGCTATGGGACTAGACTAAGACCTTTAACCCTCAGTGTCCCTAAACCACTGGTGGAGTTTGCTAACAAACCCATCCTTCTGCATCAAGTTGAAgccctggtcaag GCTGGAGTTAACCATGTGATCCTGGCTGTCAGTTACATGTCCGATCTGTTGGAGCGAGAGATGAGGGTTCAGGAAGAGAGG CTTGGTATTAGAATCTCCCTGTCACATGAGAAGGAACCGCTTGGAACAG CCGGTCCTCTTGCTCTGGCCAGAGAGCTGCTAACGGACAACGACGAGCCATTCTTCGTCCTCAACAGTGACGTAATCTGTGACTTCCCCTTCGAGGACATGTTAAAGTTCCACAAGCACCACGGCAGAGAGGGAACCATTGTG GTGACGAAGGTAGAGGAGCCGTCGAAGTATGGCGTGGTGATGTACGAGGTAGAGAGCGGACGTATCCACCGATTCGTGGAGAAGCCCCAGGTGTTCGTCTCCAACAAGATCAACGCAGGGATGTATGTCTTTAGCCCAACCATGCTCAAGAGGATCGAG CTCAGACCCACCTCTATTGAGAAAGAGATCTTCCCGTTCATGGCTGAGGAGAACCATCTCTACGCAATGGAGCTACAAGGGTTCTGGATGGACATTGGTCAGCCTAAGGACTTCCTGACAGGGATGTGTATGTACCTGCAGTCTGTACGAcaacacacacctgacacacTGAAGACTGGGCCTGGGTTCCTGGGTAACGTACTGGTG GATCCTACAGCCCAGATAGGGGAGAATTGCACCATCGGGCCCAACGTGACCATCGGGGCGGGGGTGGTGCTGGAGGACGGGGTCAGGATAAAAAGGTGTACGATACTGAAGGGGTCAAGGGTCAGATCACACTCTTGGCTCGAGTCCTGCATCGTAGGGTGGAGCTCCTCCGTAGGACAGTGG gtgcgTATGGAGAATGTGACAGTCCTCGGGGAGGATGTTATTGTGAACGATGAGCTCTACCTCAACGGTGCCAACGTGCTTCCACACAAGTCCATCACCGACTCCGTGCCTGAACCACGCATCATCATGTAG